The stretch of DNA TACCTCACGTATCGATGCCATCGCCCGCCGGAGTTTTACGGGATTCAACACAAGTTGGCGCGCCAGTTTTCTTTACGAAGATTTTACCCAACAGTATAATGAAGCACGCGGGGAAAACCTGGCAGTAGCAGGCATTCGTTCCCTGGACAATGCCCAAAGCAATATCCAAATCGCTTCCGAAGCCCAAGAAATAATTGCCTATAGCGGTTTTTTAATAGGAGATATTGATTATAAAGAAAAATACATCTTTAGTGGCCTTTTCAGGCGCGAAAGTACCTCCTTGTTTGGTCCTGAGGAACGAACTGCCAACTATTATCGCCTCAGCGGCGCCTACCGCTTATCCAAAGATGCCAAGATCAAAGGTTTTCAGGAACTTAAACTTCGCGCTTCTATCGGAACCGCCGGTATCAGGCCCGCCTTTGAACAACGCTTTGAAACTTTTTCGCTCCAAAATGGGACGGCTACCAAAAATACCCTCGGAAATACGGCGCTTCGCCCTGCCACCTCTACTGAAATGGAGGTGGGTATTAATGCCACCTTTTGGAAGGCCTTCGATCTTGAATTTAATTACTCTCAAATCAAAACAGAAGACCAAATCCTGATGGTGCCCCTATCAGGTGCTGCTGGCTTTACTGGGCAATGGCAGAATGCAGGTACCATCAATGCTACCATTTATGAGGCCCGACTGAATACCAATCTCGCCCGTCTTTTCAAAATTGACACCAAATCTTTCCAATGGGATGTAGCCATTAGCTTTGACCGGGTGCAGCAACAAATCAGCTCCTTGGACATTCCCTCCTATTTGACGGGGCCAGGGCTCCAGCAAACGGCGCTTTTTCTGGTGGAAGAGGGACAATCCTTCGGTACGATGGTGGGAGAGGTTTTTGCGACTAGCCTGGATCAATTGGCGGACCAGGATGGCATTAACCCCGGCGACTATGTGCTTAACGCAGTCGGTTACGTTGTTCATAAAGATCAGCTTGGAACGCCTGAGGAACGCCCCTACAAGCTATTGGATAGCAGTGGTAATGCCTTGGTGCAAACCATTGGCAATACCAATCCTCGATTTCGTATGGGGTTTATGCAAACTTTTGGCTACAAAGGATTGCAGTTATACGGCCTATTCGATTGGAAAAAAGGCGGGGATGTATACAACCTTAGCAAACAATGGTTGTATCGCGACCAGCGCCATGCCGATCTTAGTGCCTATGAAAATACGGCCGGAGGCTTCTTTAGTGGTAACGGTCTTTACAATAATCTCGTAGCCAATAACCATTTTGTAGAAGATGGTAGTTTTTTGATGTTGCGCGAAGCTTCACTTTCCTATACCCTTCAAAAAGGACAACTCGGAGGCGTATTGGGTAAAAGCATCGACCGTATCAAATTGAGCCTTATCGGGCGAAACCTGATGACCTGGACCCAATACAGCGGCGTTCACCCAGATGTAAGTAGCTTGCCCAATAATGACAACACCCTCGGCAATCGCGTGGCAGGTGCACCAGGCAGTGACCGGACGACGCCTAATGGTGATCCCAGTATTTTTGCAGTGGATGCTTTCAATTATCCATTGCGAAAAACCTACACTTTTAGCTTACAAATCACCTTTTAATCCCCAAAAATGAAAAAAGCACTATATATAATAGGTGTACTAGCCATTAGTATGGCTTGTAAGGAATTAGATACCCTAAATAACAACAACCCTGATCGTGGTGGGGTATTGACCAGCGGCGCTGATTTGCGTACCGTCTTGGGCGGTGCCTATTTATCCTGGTGGCGGGCTGTTCATAACGATTTTCCGGTGATTGCCTTGGGGGTGACGGCCGATGCCTATGGTTTAGCCTGGGAGGAATTTGGCGCCCAGCGAATGGGTGATGAGCCTCGTCTTGCCTACAATAATCGCTCCACGGAATCAACTGATTACCAACAAATAGCAGAGGTGCCTTGGTATGGCTGCCTGACGGCTGTTTCTACGGCCAATGACATCCTAAAAGCCTTGGACGAACAAGTCTCTATTGATAAAGGCGGGCCCTTGGATGAATCGGTGCGGGCATCGGCCCATTTTCTTAGAGGGGTGAGCTGGGGCTATATCGGACTTATTTTTGACCAGGGTTTGATCGTAGATGAGCAAACGGATCTTGATGAAAAACTGCCCTTTGTTCCTTATACGTCGATGATCGCAGCTGCGGTGGAAGAACTGGAGAAAGCCATCCTATCGGCCGAAATGGCAGGGCTTGATTTTACCCACACCTATTTCAATGGGGTAGTCATGGATTCCAAGCAATTCAGAGCGCTTTGCCACTCTTATGCTGCCCGTTTTTTGGCCCAATGGCCCCGGACAGCCAATGAGTACGAGGAAGTAGATTGGTCAGCGGTCTTGTCACATGCCAAAGAAGGCATCCGAGATGATTTCAGCCCTGTGGCAGACGGCAATTTTTGGGAAAGTTACCATAAATACGTCTTCGATCAAACCGGACAAGGCCCCTTTTGGGCGCGGGTAGACCAGCGAATCGTAGCAGCTTTAGACCCAAACCAGCCCACCCGTTATCCTGAGGTTAGCGCCAAAGGCGAAGCGCCGCTGGCCAACCCTATGGCCCGAGCCATTGATAAAAGATTGGAAACGGATTTTATTTTTGTCCAAATCCAGAGTTTTCCAGCTGATTTGGGCGAATGGCATTATTCGCATTATAAGCACAATCGCAATATTAGTGACCCCACTTTTGCTGGAGATGGAGCAACCAGCGGCCCCATGCCCACTTTCCTGAAAACGGACAATGATTTGCTAATAGCAGAAGCTTATTTGAACCTGGGGCAGCTTGCAGATGCCATTGCTATGCTGAATGCCGGCACTCGCATAACCCGTGGCCAATTACCCACCATTAGCAATGCTGCCATGGCCGGCGAAATCCAATACGCTATCCAATACGAACGAGCCATCGAATTATTCAATACAGCTCCGATGAGCTTATGGTTTGACCGCCGCCGCTTTGGCCCGCGTCTGGAGCACCTCGCCTTGGACGCCCTAGGTGGCCTACAGGTAGGCACCCCCGCCCAATTGCCCGTTCCGGCTGATGAGCTGAAGGTGCAAGGTGAGGAACCCTACAATTTTGGAGGAGCATTGGACCCAGAAGGGGTGCTGAGGGTGTATTAATAGGGTGATTTTGGGTTTAGTGAAGTAATAAGACGAAATATTACCCCATAATAAGACGGCATATTATTAGCTGGCACAGCAACTTAGCTTCGAAATATCTTTTCCAAAGGTGATGGCCGCTAGTTTGATAGCTTCTCCTAAAGTGAGATATGGGTAAAAACTCTCTGCCAGTTCCTTGATGGTAATACCGTATTTAATGGCCATGCTTAATTGCTGAATTAATTCGCCACCTTCGGGGGCTACCACTCTTGCGCCAATCAGTTTGTCTGTTTCCGTATTGCGGATAAGCTTGATAAAACCTCTGGTGTCATTAGCTGCAATACTTCTTGGAACTTCACTTAAAGGTAATTTATTTACCTCGAAGGAGATATTCATGGCTTCCGCTTGTGCTTCGTCCAGTCCTGCTCCGGCTACTTGCGGATCTGTAAAAACGACCCAGGGCAAAGAGGAATAATCTACTGCTTTGCCTGCGGAGGTAAAAGCATTTTCAACGGCTGCT from Saprospiraceae bacterium encodes:
- a CDS encoding SusC/RagA family TonB-linked outer membrane protein yields the protein MMKQTVLSVLCYCLLGQLLAQDITVRGLVFSAETGDPLQGVAIELQGSPRKATSNEQGFFQIDVPPPNIFYSRKNAILVFTLVGHESLEVDVGRRREFNLSMKRKVDLEVIKPAEIIYTGTADGQSPKGICFSVDCLDENVFLPVPPSYLGQGLQGKVPGLKVNQLGAQPGQGAFLQLRSANSIANGQQPLILLDGIYLNGASLADINPEDIDKVEVLKGAAGASLFGSQAANGVIQFFTKRGKTLDIGRSKVTLRTEYGFSEEAKRFQLNSFTNRTILNPDGPQPVLGNFSPTQVHDEPLPNLQDYQESILFQPGQFQSHNLSIMGRTNVSNYLFSMQRLRDEGVVQANDGYTRHAFRLNLDHRLNEKFDFSLSSMFSASQQDLLTSNANGPQDFLATVLFLTPIFELEVPNEEDGSNYDWDIDNTGKGITNPLYQRANSQQIVDRSRFMANASAGYFLKDWLQFRYTATLDRATNSYEHFIEKGFLSTTIPGFFGPLATADQQLVNGGGIHRSQATMQSFTSRIDAIARRSFTGFNTSWRASFLYEDFTQQYNEARGENLAVAGIRSLDNAQSNIQIASEAQEIIAYSGFLIGDIDYKEKYIFSGLFRRESTSLFGPEERTANYYRLSGAYRLSKDAKIKGFQELKLRASIGTAGIRPAFEQRFETFSLQNGTATKNTLGNTALRPATSTEMEVGINATFWKAFDLEFNYSQIKTEDQILMVPLSGAAGFTGQWQNAGTINATIYEARLNTNLARLFKIDTKSFQWDVAISFDRVQQQISSLDIPSYLTGPGLQQTALFLVEEGQSFGTMVGEVFATSLDQLADQDGINPGDYVLNAVGYVVHKDQLGTPEERPYKLLDSSGNALVQTIGNTNPRFRMGFMQTFGYKGLQLYGLFDWKKGGDVYNLSKQWLYRDQRHADLSAYENTAGGFFSGNGLYNNLVANNHFVEDGSFLMLREASLSYTLQKGQLGGVLGKSIDRIKLSLIGRNLMTWTQYSGVHPDVSSLPNNDNTLGNRVAGAPGSDRTTPNGDPSIFAVDAFNYPLRKTYTFSLQITF